In the genome of Erpetoichthys calabaricus chromosome 18, fErpCal1.3, whole genome shotgun sequence, the window GATTCATATCAGATGTTGTTTTAATTGATTGGGCCTCTTTGCCAAAAGGCTCTGCATTGGTCCTGTGGTGTGCATTTGCTGACAATGCTTATTCAGTTGGAATTAAATATTTTGGCaggaactttttttcttttaaaattgggTTTGTGCCCAAACTTCTCCTTTTCACTCGGCTGAGAATATATTTTCCTTAGGAGGTAGGGAACACTGTTTTCTCTTTTGCTTTCTAAAgagtttttcataggctttgttTGCTTGCATTTTAAATGTGAAGTTCTCATCTAATGAAAGCTTGCCAGAAAACTGTTCAGTAAACAATATGCCACTGGACTAATGAGATGTGGAGTGTGAGAAAGCTGTCATTTTGTTCTCTCTTATTTAACCGTGTAGTCCACAGTGCGTATCTGATTTGTGTCCATGTTGCTGACCTATTTGTTTCTCCATTGGCCtggttttttcccttttttgatgaACTAGCAGAATCTGAAAGCAAAAGAATGCCGTTGTGAAATCCGCCAAGTTGTGCAGTGCTGTAAATGATTCTAAAATATCGTCAGTTGATGTGTGCGGTCAACTGAAAATTAGATCTGGGAGTacgaacagaaataaaatccatccaAGTTTAAAATGAGTGCTCTTGTCGGTGCACTTGTCCAAACGGGGTATGGAGAGTGAGGCTGGATAAACTGGAGCATTTTGAGGCCACTTTGGAAATGTACCACCTGGCAGCCCTGCTTATGAGAGGAGACCCTGCCAAGGCTGTCCTATGTGAATGGGTGGTCAGACTCTGAAGTCTTCACTAAAGGAAAGACATTTTTTTGAGGGATATTCATTTTTATATGGCTTTTGCACCCAtaacaaaaatcacaaactgtATTTGGTAGAAACAAAAAGTAGGCATTAAGTGtaactttatttttgtaataataataaataaaaaaaaaagaattggggaGGAAAAATTTGTTTAAAACCAATGAATACAATGAAAATAGTTGTACGATTGTGCATACCGCACAAAAAATACAGCCCAAACAATTTAGCACGACAACCTAATTTTGGTGTCTAGAAGTCGAAAGCAGGCGCTGAAGTTCTTTTGGTGCCAAAAAACCCTCGACTCACTCTTGAGGTTTGTACATCCCTGCTTTCCAGTATAAAGCCATAATAGCTACTTCTGGTTTGTTTGCTGAAGGCAAGAAGAATATGGAGGGGGGCAAGTTCCCCTTGGAGGTTCAGTTCATTGACAGTCACCCCATACCAGCACTAAAACTGTCCCAGTTGAGTGCCCCATTGTCATTCTTATCATATTTACCCCATCTTAACTTGATACTTCAGTTTGCTGCCAGCTTTTGGAGGGCTGGTACTGGCCTTCTGCCGGTCAGATATTGCTTCAGTCTGTCATACTCACTCATAAAGCTTTTGCTTGTGGCATTGCCCTACCTGCGCTTTGTCAGATTATCGTAGCACTCATAAACATATGATGAAGGCCTTTGAGTTTTACTGTCCTCTTGTTTCTTGAAGGAAATCCAAATAGTGTCTCTTAATCTGGAAATCCAATTCCCTCCACAGCATTTACACGCAGTTTGATGGTGGGTGACTAGAGACTAGCAATGAGTGCAAGTTACTGACAGATTGATCAATATCAGCTTGACAATCGAAAGGAGGAAACCACAGTTTGGGGGGTGGGGTGgagtgtgcctttttttttttttttaaaaactgcaaacCTTACTGGATTGTTTGATTGCCCAGCTTTTCTGCAACAGCTGGTTACCTACAGTAGGGCActaagcacatactgtacattgaaatCCTTGTACAGAAGGACTTTCAGCTAAAACCAAGTTTTATAGTGTGTGAGAAAGCAAAAACTGTCTAGTTAGTGTGCCATTGCCTGGAGAAAATGTGTCCACTAGATGGTGCTATGCAACAATAAGCAACAGTGGTCCCAATTATGAAGACAACAGCGGCGACAGCCACATTTATCTcggaggtacagtaatccctcctccatcgcgggggttgcgttccagagccacccgcgaaataggaaaatccgcgaagtagaaaccatatgtttatatggttatttttagaatgtcatgcttgggtcacagatttgcgcagaaacacaggaggttgtagagagacaggaacgttattcaaacactgcaaacaaacatttgtctctttttcaaaagtttaaactgtgctccatgacaagacagagatgacagttctgtctcacaattaaaagaatgcaaacatatcttccttttcaaaggagtgcaaagcaagcagtcaaaaaaaaaatcaatagggctttttggcttttaagtatgcgaagcaccgccggtacaaagctgttgaaggcggcagctcacaccccctctgtcaggagcaggaagagatagagagagagatagagagagatagagagagacagataaaaaaaatcaatacgtgccctttgagcttttaagtatgcgaagctccatgcagcatgtccttcaggaagcagctgcacacagcccccctgctcacaccccccctacgtcagcgagagagagagagagaaagtaagctggatagcttctcagccatctgccaatagtgtcccttgtatgaaatcaactgggcaaaccaactgaggaagcatgtaccagaaattaaaagacccattgtccgcagaaacccgcgaagcagcgaaaaatccgcaatatatatttaaatatgcttacatataaaatccgcgatggagtgaagccgcgaaaggcgaagcgcgatatagcgagggatcactgtagtcctAAACCATACGTAATGATCCAAAACTTTGTTACAAGTTTTTCTCCTCTTCACAAAAAACAAGGTATTCTGGTATATTGTTGTGAATTGAGGGCCTGAATgtttcttttcactttgtcaaCAATGTCATCTATGTTTCTTCTTCAGAGCCCTCATGTGATTTcttcatgtattattattacactgcAGTCCATTTATTTGCTGCTGATGACAATATACTTTGTTAAGGTGGGTGCACTTCAAAACAAGACAAGCAAAATCTGAAGCTGCTGTCTACTGTAGTAAAAATCCCCTGTTGTGTCCATGCCACAGTTCAATAAATATAAGACggaattatttgaaaataaaatgctacTCAGTGGTCACTTCAGATGAAGATGAGATTGGCCCATGGAAAAGGCTTTTCAATGCCTCCAGATCTCATGTGCCCTAGACAGGCACTGTAAACACGTGAACAATTTAGActggatttatatatatttttgaaaaaaaatttttttttggtgttttctttcaaataccagacagagttcagaagccattaagaagactaacaaaatgttaggttatactgcTTCATAATGTGTGGAATAcaacaagtccaaggaggttatgctgaagtttTATGACACaatggtgaggtctcatctggagtactgtgtgcagttttggtctccaggttacaaaaaggacatagcagggctagaaaaggtccagagaagagagactaggctgattccagggttacaggggatgagttatgaggaaagattaaaagagctgagcctatacagtttaagcaaaagaagattaagaggtgacatgatcgaggtgtttaaaattatgaagggaatcagtccagtggatcgagactgttattttaaaatgagttcatgaagaacacgtggacacagttggaaacttaagggtaaatttcacacaaacatttggaagtctttcttcacacagagacccacagacacatggaataacagaccaagtacagtgatccctcgctctatcgcgcttcgcctttcgcggcttcactctatcgtggattttatatgtaagcatatttaaatatatatcgcggattttttgctggttcgcggatttctgcggacaatgggtcttttaatttctggtacatgcttcctcagttggtttgcccagttgatttcatacaagggacactattggcagatggctgagaagctacccaacttacttttctttctctctctcttgcgctgacaatcactgatcctgacgtagggggattagGCAGGGGGGCTGTTAACACacatagacgatacggacgctcgtctaaaaatgctgaaagattatgttcatgttgctcccttctgtgcagctgcttcgtgaagcgacatgctgcacagtgcttcgcatacttaaaagctggaagggcacgtattgatttttgattgtttgtttttctctgtctctctctctctctatctctctccctgctcctgacggagggggtgtaagctgccgccttcaacagctttgtgctgcggtgcttcgcatacttaaaagccaaacagccctattgatttgtttgcttttctctctctttctgacattttgtgctcctgacacgcactcctttgaagaggaagatatgtttgcattcttttaattgtgagacggaactgtcatctctgtcttgtcatggagcacagtttaaacttttgaaaaagagacaaatgtttgtttgcagtgtttgaataacgttcctgtctctctacaacctacaacctgtttctgtgcaaatctgtgacccaagcatgacaatataaaaataaccatataaacatatggtttctactttgcggattttcacctttcgcggggggttctgggacgcaacccccgcgatggaggagggattactgtagtgtggtagacagttggacattaggaaccttcaaagctcgacttgatgttattttggaggagttaagtggataggactggggagcaatgttgggctgaatggcctgttcatgtctagattgttctgatgtttcTCCTGAAATGTTGAAGGCTACCTTTCACTTTGTACTCGATGTGCTGCTATTTGGATCATTTTGTCTTTGTACCACAGTCGCCATTTCCCCCAGTACAATGTTACCCCGAATAGTTTGCAGACTTTATGGTGTCGCAGCAGTGACTGTGACTACAAGGTGCATATTTCAGAAGCAGTCTTTGTCAGTGTGGTGTTCGTGGCTGCATTGAGCCATCCAAAGATACAAACAACAAGatgatatgaaatgaaaaactattttacACCAGCTTACAGAATGTGATGGGGTAGCAGAATCTGTTTGTTTTGGGTTCACATTTCTTGCACTTTAAAGTTGGGAATTACTTAGTGTGTTTCATAATAACAAGGATGgttgatatttatttttgttcagcaTTTAGTCTTCTGTTTGCTGCCTCTGGACATACTGTACTATCGCACTTTAGATGCAACTGTAGAATGTGTCTGTGGAACTTCTAATTGGGTTCTGTTTTTTAGGTTCTGACAATGGTGTTCAAGATGTGTCAATGCCACCACAGCTAATTCAAAGCAGTAAATgccatatatttatttgtttgtgtgattCATTTTAAGGTGCAAGTTCTTCAGCCTGACTGAGACCCCAGAAAACTACACCGTGGTTCTTGATGAGGAAGGATTTAAAGGTGCAGTAGATTtcagattttataaaaaaaaataaataaataaaataaatgtggcccttttggtttctttttaaaattttgtggtaAATGTTCTGTTGCAGTCAGATTAATCGTGAGTACCCTCTGGTTCAGCTAATCAGTTTCAGGTCAGATATTTATAATGAGAGCAGCCTGGTGATGTTGTGGTTTTGCAGTAGTGAGTGGAGTCAGCATGTTTctcatgtccatgtgggtttttctcctgtgCCCAACATATATGCCTGTTATACCAGTTGGCTTTTAGTTCTTCTTAATCttttaattaaacacatttaacattGCTCAGTCATTTAATTGCCCTTCTAGTATTTAGTCCTGTCATTTGTgactttgtatattttatttacataatctttatTAAAGAGTTGATAGCAGTCGTGGCACACTCTCGTGACCAATAGCCATGTAATCAGACATGCCTAGTAACTCAATCCATCCCAGTGCAACTTGCCGTGGTTATCTTGTATGGGTGGGCTTGTGTGTATGTGCGCCAGTGCCAGTATACCAGTGAGTGCTCACCTTGAAATACAATGCCTGTAGTGCAGCTAAGAGAATTtaggaacatgggtgttttggaccttgcaaaaagaagagaggctcatctgtgttttatgtaccacaacagagtGGAAGGGGGGGTTTTGGGGGGAAAAGGCTGAGATGTAACTGAACTCTCTTGAAATCTCCTGTCAAACAGTGGTGTGGTCAGGCGGTATGTTATTGACTGCCAAAAAAAGAGGTGAGcttgcaatactttggaaatatgAAGCTGTGGTAGAAAGTCCTCATGGAGTCCTCTAATTGGACTTCTTGtttaatctgacatcctcaaccGACAAGAGCAGCAACAGCGGCCATTAAGTGACATCCCCTGGACTagaagttgtgtagtgtgacatcagctttatctaCAAAATGTGCAAGTAGTAAGCATCAAATTATCTTTCTGCTTAatggcaccattttttttttcttttcccctaaAACAGAGCTGCCAGAATCGGAACACTTGCAGGTGGAGAGTGACATATGGCTACCCTTAAATGTGCTCTGCGATCGCAATGCATCCAGCAGTTCCGACACTGTGGGAGTCACCAAAATTGCCACATCTGTTATTATCCCTCTCGCTGAGCAGCACGTTTCGGTGTTCATGCTGTCTACATACCAGACTGACTACATTCTGGTGAGAACACTTTGTGGTTTTTGTATTAATTAGCTTTCTTCTGTTCTCCTGGATGCAGAAGGCTTCTACCACTTACAGATTGTATGGCTTGGTACCACTTTTGATATGTTTTGATTGAAGTGATGAGATTGGAAGAAGTAACTGCTGGAATTTCATTGAAGTTCTACTAGATTTAGATTTATGAAACGGTTTAAATTATTACAGCATGATATATTTTATGGTTTTAAAggtagaataaaaataaactgctttTTTTCAAAAGCATAtggattttaaataataatgagaaATGTATAATGTCTATCCTTCCTTTCCATAATATCAGCTGCGTGCAGTTGTATTTTGTCAATTCCATAAAACTAAATCATAAAAGTTCATGCTGTGTATGTGTGGAGCCTATTCACGCACAAAGCAGCCGTGGGTGTGATGGCAGCCCTTTGTGGGGCAGACATACTTGCACTCGGTTGGTTAATGTATGACTTAAAAAAACAGACTGGACTACTGGAGAAATCTGGCATGTTCTGAGGAAGATTTAAACTGGGGATGTGGTTGGGTGAGTTTTTTATATTTGGATACCCTACAAAAAGTGCCTCAAATAGGAAAATGCAACAAATGCCTACAATGCCACCATGCTGTCTCCTGCTTGCATTTTGGTGGTAGTTTGAGTGGATTGCTCCAGTTGACATTGTGATGTGATCTTTAACAGGTGCGTGAAAAGGATCTTCCAGTAGTGATTCATACCCTGGAACAAGAGTTTGCCATTTACAGAGAAGTGGGAGGAGAGACATTTCGCGTGTATAGTGAGGACACTGACGTCGAGGAAGATAGAAAGGAAGGTAAGCTGCCTAATATGTATATGGAGCTGTCAGTAAGGTGGGTGTGTTGTACCACTACAGAGTAGTgtgtctttctgtcctttgcatgtGATATTATTTGAAGTCGTTTGGCAGAGTGAAACAGGCTTGGTTTCTCTTGATGACTTATCTGAAATCATTTGGTAATTGAGTATTGAGAATGAGAGTGTCCATTTTTTACTTGTATTAATCAGATTGACGTTTCATTTGCCggttaactgcggtgggctggtgccctgcctggggtttggctcctgccttgcgccctgtgttggctgggattggctccagcagacccccgtgaccctgtagttaggatatagcgggttggataatggatggatttactggTTCAGTCCTTTGGTTAAGGAATTGGTACAAGGTCTGCCCTAACGGTGAGTCTGCTAGAAAGTACTCTGTAATGAATGGCTTTCATAATGATATGTGTAGCTGATCTGCACACACTTCAGCATATTGGTATGCATTTTTCAATATACCTTTAATATCTAAATTGTCATTTTAACCACATTGTTAAAGCAGTCAATTGCATGGTCTTAATTTGCATGTTATTCTGATTTCTTCTGCAAGCTGTAAAGATGAAGGTACATCCTGTATTGAGCCCTGATAACCGTTTTTCAGTGATGAGCTTAGATCCAGCCACCCTGCCCACCATAGCCACTATACTCATTGATGTCCTTTTCTATTCCAACTGGtgagttttatattatttttttcccctcatagtAGTGTCATATTTTACAAATCATTGCATTTTCCTTTTGAATcattctttttcatgatgatcTTTTTGGTTGTGTTTATGACtgtcaacaatttttattgttcatttcactCCTACAACTAGCAAAAGCCATTTTAGATTCCTGGGCTTTCAGGAATCTCAGTGGAGGGAGGcagaaataattcaaataattcaACCTAGATGACCCACCAGAAGCACACAGGGGTATAACGGTAAAAGACAGTTGGGTAGCCATgagtgcaagaaaagaaaaaaaagtgcagtgccttcagaaaatattGTGACCCCTTCACGTTATATACACTTTATGTTGCAgtcttttgctaaaatcatttaaattatcttTTTCCCTCtcgtcaagcaacactcaatacctcagaatggaattttgcaaatgtattacaaaaaaaacaaactgaaaatatcccattgacacaagtattctcaCACTTTACACAGTACTTCTTTGAAACCCTTTTGCACCCTGGTGTCGTCTTGGGTCTGCTGCGACAAGCTCACACACCCGGAGATGGGGATTTTCTGCTATTCTGCACTGCAGATCAAGTGCAGGCTCTGGGTGtcccactcaaggacattcataaaGTTGTTCCTATGACACTACTCTGTTGTCTTTGTTTGTGTTTAAGTTCATTGCCCTGTTGGAAGGTGACCCTTCAGCCCAGTCCTGAGATCCAGAGCACTCTGAAGCacattttcattaaggatatctctgtgctTTGCTCTGTTTAACTCTTCTTCAACCCTGACTGGTCACTCAGTCCCTGCCACTGGAAAAACCACCACACAGAATATGATGctaccaccatcatgcttcattaATGTAATTTATGCAATGTATtcctgaggagaggcttctgtctggccagtcTTATCAGAAAGCCGTTGTTGCAGTTacggttgtctttctggaagtttcctCCATCTCCACACAAGTTCGCTAGAGCTGAGCCAGAGTGGCCATTGGATTTTGGGTCATCTCTCTTAGCATGGTCCCTTCTCCcataattgctcagtttggccaggtggccagTTTTTCCATTT includes:
- the castor1 gene encoding cytosolic arginine sensor for mTORC1 subunit 1 isoform X2 → MDLHILDYRLRVTSINTAGLSRYTHALIKLVFLSNRTRCKFFSLTETPENYTVVLDEEGFKELPESEHLQVESDIWLPLNVLCDRNASSSSDTVGVTKIATSVIIPLAEQHVSVFMLSTYQTDYILVREKDLPVVIHTLEQEFAIYREVGGETFRVYSEDTDVEEDRKEAVKMKVHPVLSPDNRFSVMSLDPATLPTIATILIDVLFYSNCSAEVENYASLGLDYIKFFSFSLIDGYISIVMDTETQRRFPRELLFTSSSGELWRMVRIGGQPLGFDECGIVAQISQRLAEANISAYYISTFSFDHALVPEEDISYVIRMLEKPLTEL
- the castor1 gene encoding cytosolic arginine sensor for mTORC1 subunit 1 isoform X1; the encoded protein is MDLHILNYRLRVTSINTAGLSRYTHALIKLVFLSNQTRCKFFSLTETPENYTVVLDEEGFKELPESEHLQVESDIWLPLNVLCDRNASSSSDTVGVTKIATSVIIPLAEQHVSVFMLSTYQTDYILVREKDLPVVIHTLEQEFAIYREVGGETFRVYSEDTDVEEDRKEAVKMKVHPVLSPDNRFSVMSLDPATLPTIATILIDVLFYSNCSAEVENYASLGLDYIKFFSFSLIDGYISIVMDTETQRRFPRELLFTSSSGELWRMVRIGGQPLGFDECGIVAQISQRLAEANISAYYISTFSFDHALVPEEDISYVIRMLEKPLTEL